The Flaviramulus sp. BrNp1-15 genome has a window encoding:
- a CDS encoding type II secretion system protein GspD, with protein MKKLIWILLLSFYFGLSQNDHQRFSDIKNQLELLSTENSGLAEQAKTEISVSNISLANFILAISNAHAVNINISPELNQITIANNNFSNVTVSDLLVFLCKEYNLTIDFTGSILSIKKYTAPTEIPEERIIPIQYNPDNNTITINAQNDKLFDVFKRIMDESAKNLVFTPGLENKILTSYIKDMPFDTAMQNLAFSNNLYTEKTNENFYLFEDNSITTNTNPRNYGGRQGDTSIFKVLDLEKQLLEVDFNHTPIKTIINDIGNAFNIDIFTATPLDKGGTVTFRAKSISFDDLLNKIFESFNSASNINPQANTTPPSNTNNRQNNNPIIADSNIVLTFKKEGNIYYFGTENQLSVRKVEVIHLMHRSVELLSDPLGGSSRSRTVGRSNYNNANYNNYSSYNQNYNSNSGYNNNSSINNSGLNRNRTSSNISNYNNTSSGGASQTIEEIIPVEIAEGLDIKIDHELNSLYVTGTSTKIERLKNFIQYIDKTVPVVLIEVMFVEVNKSNIIESGVTWGIGDEPAETKGAIFPKTDFTLGARTINKVINGFDGFDRINLGKVVPNFFATVKAMESNGNLKIKSTPKLSTLNGHRATFSNGETSYYTVTQRNIYGTDNPQTSEITNYEPIDAELGLTIKPLVSGDGQVTLDIFVIQSSFGTRIDENAPPDISSREFSSIIRVQDQDIVVLGGLEEQVKNDSGSGVPFLARVPVIKWLFSSRKREASKAKLTVFIKPTIIY; from the coding sequence ATGAAAAAATTAATCTGGATTTTATTATTGAGTTTTTATTTCGGGTTATCCCAAAATGATCATCAGAGATTCTCTGATATTAAAAATCAACTTGAATTACTCTCAACTGAAAACTCAGGACTCGCAGAACAAGCTAAAACAGAAATAAGTGTTAGTAATATCTCATTAGCTAATTTTATTTTGGCTATTTCCAATGCGCATGCGGTTAATATTAATATTTCACCAGAACTTAATCAAATAACAATTGCTAATAATAATTTTTCAAACGTAACTGTATCAGATCTTTTGGTGTTTTTATGTAAAGAGTATAACCTAACCATAGACTTCACAGGTAGTATTCTATCAATTAAAAAATATACGGCGCCAACTGAAATTCCAGAGGAACGTATAATTCCAATTCAGTACAACCCAGATAACAATACCATTACTATTAATGCTCAAAACGATAAATTATTTGATGTTTTTAAACGTATTATGGATGAAAGTGCTAAGAATTTGGTATTCACTCCTGGTTTAGAAAACAAAATCCTTACGTCTTATATAAAAGACATGCCTTTTGATACGGCAATGCAAAATTTGGCATTTTCCAATAATTTATATACTGAAAAAACAAATGAAAATTTTTATCTATTTGAGGATAATAGTATTACTACAAACACAAATCCAAGAAATTATGGAGGAAGACAAGGAGACACTTCTATTTTTAAAGTTCTAGATTTAGAAAAACAATTACTAGAAGTAGATTTTAACCATACGCCTATAAAAACTATAATCAATGATATAGGAAACGCGTTTAATATTGATATTTTTACAGCAACTCCATTGGACAAAGGTGGAACGGTAACCTTTAGAGCAAAATCCATTTCGTTTGATGATCTTCTAAATAAAATATTTGAATCATTCAATAGTGCCTCAAATATTAATCCGCAAGCAAATACCACCCCACCTTCAAATACAAATAACCGTCAAAACAATAATCCCATAATTGCAGATTCCAACATCGTTTTAACCTTTAAAAAAGAAGGAAACATTTATTATTTTGGAACCGAGAATCAACTTAGTGTTAGAAAAGTAGAGGTTATTCATTTAATGCATCGCTCAGTAGAACTACTTTCAGATCCTTTGGGTGGAAGTTCAAGAAGTAGAACTGTTGGAAGAAGTAACTATAACAATGCTAATTATAATAATTACTCTAGTTATAATCAAAATTATAATAGCAACTCTGGTTATAATAATAATTCATCTATCAATAATTCTGGCTTGAACAGAAATAGAACATCATCAAACATATCTAATTATAATAACACCTCATCTGGTGGTGCTTCTCAGACGATAGAAGAAATCATTCCTGTTGAAATTGCTGAAGGTTTAGATATAAAAATAGATCATGAACTTAATAGCTTGTACGTGACAGGTACAAGTACAAAAATAGAACGGCTTAAAAATTTTATTCAATACATTGATAAAACAGTACCAGTTGTTTTAATTGAAGTGATGTTTGTTGAAGTTAATAAAAGTAACATTATAGAATCTGGAGTTACTTGGGGCATTGGTGATGAACCAGCAGAAACAAAGGGGGCTATTTTTCCAAAAACAGATTTCACTCTTGGGGCAAGAACTATAAACAAAGTTATTAATGGATTTGATGGGTTTGATCGTATTAATTTGGGTAAGGTTGTGCCAAACTTTTTTGCAACAGTTAAGGCTATGGAAAGTAATGGTAATCTTAAAATAAAATCTACTCCAAAATTATCGACTTTAAATGGACATCGGGCTACTTTTTCTAATGGAGAAACCTCATATTACACGGTTACTCAACGTAATATTTATGGAACTGATAATCCGCAAACCTCTGAAATTACTAATTACGAACCTATAGATGCAGAATTAGGACTTACCATTAAGCCATTAGTTTCAGGAGATGGACAAGTGACGTTAGATATTTTTGTTATTCAATCGAGTTTTGGAACTCGTATTGATGAAAATGCACCTCCAGATATCAGTTCTCGTGAGTTTAGCTCAATTATTAGAGTGCAAGACCAGGATATTGTGGTTCTTGGTGGTTTGGAAGAACAAGTAAAAAACGATTCGGGTTCTGGCGTGCCTTTTTTAGCAAGAGTTCCTGTAATAAAATGGTTATTTAGTTCGCGTAAAAGAGAAGCTTCAAAAGCTAAACTTACTGTTTTTATAAAACCAACTATTATCTATTAA
- a CDS encoding GspE/PulE family protein, protein MKNNYTISTSLLQLISSEQAYHYKIVPVEAHNGTLIFKSDAPSENLKRELRVVFGKDIELLSETSENINLYLSNNFRKRDFTYSEDLHYTNDFLEKLLLSAKDIGSSDIHFEPYEHKCRVRFRLDGKLKEHFIISLSEYPVIVNKLKIKAGLDISEKRLPQDGRITVKTQNDEFDIRVSSLPTLHGEKIVLRILSKDANHIDIKDLGFTDKELKTYKEAVKSPNGIVLISGPTGSGKTTTLYATLKLLNDDKTNIVTIEDPIEYTLEGINQVQLKENIGLDFANALRTFLRQDPDIIMVGEIRDVKTANMAIRAALTGHLVLSTIHTNSAWATISRLIDMGIPAFLIASTLNVSIAQRLVRKLCNACNQETPVNKDIFPENFSIPRDLDTHYVATGCPKCYHTGYIGRKAIYEIIPITKLLVPNIKNNQLEIDDYLQENNISSLKLNAINLVKQGVTSVEEVYALLID, encoded by the coding sequence ATGAAGAATAATTATACTATATCAACCTCTTTATTACAGCTTATTAGTAGTGAGCAGGCTTATCATTATAAAATTGTACCTGTTGAAGCTCATAATGGAACCCTGATATTTAAATCGGATGCACCTTCAGAAAACTTAAAAAGAGAACTTCGCGTGGTTTTTGGAAAAGATATAGAATTACTTTCGGAAACTTCTGAAAATATAAACCTGTATTTGTCCAATAACTTCAGAAAAAGAGATTTTACTTATTCTGAAGATTTACATTACACAAACGATTTTTTGGAAAAGCTATTATTATCTGCAAAAGATATTGGTAGCAGCGATATTCATTTTGAACCTTACGAGCATAAATGTCGGGTTCGCTTTCGTTTAGACGGAAAACTCAAAGAACATTTCATTATTTCCCTATCAGAATACCCAGTAATTGTTAACAAGCTTAAAATTAAAGCGGGTTTAGATATTTCTGAAAAACGACTACCTCAAGACGGACGAATAACCGTTAAAACTCAAAATGATGAATTCGATATTCGTGTATCCAGTTTGCCAACTTTACATGGAGAAAAAATAGTACTTCGTATTTTAAGTAAGGATGCAAACCATATAGATATAAAAGATTTAGGGTTTACCGATAAAGAACTTAAAACTTACAAAGAGGCCGTTAAGAGTCCAAATGGCATTGTACTAATTTCTGGACCAACAGGATCTGGAAAAACCACTACGTTGTATGCTACTCTTAAGCTATTAAATGATGACAAAACCAATATAGTTACTATTGAAGACCCTATAGAATACACATTGGAAGGTATTAACCAAGTCCAACTTAAAGAAAATATAGGTTTAGATTTTGCCAATGCTTTACGTACTTTTTTACGTCAAGATCCAGACATCATTATGGTTGGTGAAATACGGGATGTAAAAACAGCAAATATGGCAATTCGTGCAGCTTTAACTGGTCATTTAGTGCTTTCTACCATTCATACAAACTCTGCGTGGGCTACTATTTCCAGGTTGATAGATATGGGAATTCCAGCATTTTTAATAGCAAGTACATTAAATGTGAGTATTGCACAACGCTTGGTTAGAAAGTTATGTAACGCTTGTAATCAAGAAACTCCTGTTAATAAGGATATATTTCCAGAAAACTTTAGTATTCCAAGAGATTTAGATACTCATTACGTAGCAACTGGTTGTCCTAAATGTTACCACACGGGTTATATAGGCAGAAAAGCTATCTATGAAATTATACCCATTACAAAACTACTAGTTCCAAACATAAAAAACAACCAGCTAGAAATTGATGATTATTTGCAAGAAAACAATATTTCTAGTTTAAAACTTAACGCTATTAACTTGGTAAAACAAGGTGTAACTTCGGTTGAAGAAGTTTATGCTTTGTTAATTGATTAG
- a CDS encoding prepilin-type N-terminal cleavage/methylation domain-containing protein — protein MKKKVYSITSSTKVAAYNLQEVLIVLVIIGILLLLALPNLMPLIAKTKSVEAQTQLKFIYNSQSTYRYMYSKYANDLNEVDFEAPTTVNENGTSNYNYELLNADNNSFKARATAVTDFDGDGIFNVWEIDETGTPKQIIKD, from the coding sequence ATGAAGAAGAAAGTTTATAGTATTACAAGTTCAACAAAAGTTGCTGCTTATAATTTGCAAGAAGTGTTAATTGTATTGGTCATTATTGGTATTCTTTTACTACTAGCATTACCTAATTTAATGCCTCTGATTGCTAAAACTAAAAGTGTAGAGGCACAAACGCAACTGAAATTCATTTATAACTCACAGTCTACATATAGGTATATGTATTCAAAATATGCAAATGACTTAAATGAAGTTGATTTTGAAGCCCCAACAACAGTTAATGAAAATGGAACTAGTAATTATAATTATGAACTGTTAAATGCAGACAATAATAGTTTTAAAGCTAGAGCAACTGCTGTAACAGATTTTGATGGTGATGGTATTTTTAATGTTTGGGAAATAGATGAAACAGGAACACCTAAACAAATTATAAAAGATTAA
- a CDS encoding DNA-binding response regulator — MIKPLNTLIIEDHQLIIDGYIRALDYVSSKNHTIQFKITVAKNCDEANLEIERAIENKLIDLVFLDISLPPSKTKKIVSGDDLGIKLRCMFPKVKIIVSTHLNNNYRLVNILKTVKPNGLLLKSELNFQNLTEGILNIIYDIPYYSKPVLKLVRQHISNDFNLDDIDRQMLYQLSLGAKTKELPEVVHLSLAGIERRKRRLNQIFNNDKKSDKVLLRLARENGFL; from the coding sequence ATGATTAAACCGCTAAACACCCTAATTATTGAAGATCACCAACTTATAATAGATGGTTATATAAGAGCATTAGATTATGTTTCTTCCAAAAACCATACTATTCAATTTAAAATTACAGTGGCTAAAAATTGTGATGAAGCTAATCTGGAAATAGAACGTGCTATTGAAAACAAACTTATTGATCTAGTATTTTTAGATATTAGCTTACCACCCTCTAAAACCAAAAAAATTGTATCTGGAGATGATTTAGGAATAAAATTGAGATGTATGTTTCCTAAAGTTAAAATTATCGTTTCTACACACTTAAATAACAATTATAGACTTGTTAATATACTAAAGACTGTTAAACCTAACGGTTTACTACTTAAAAGCGAATTAAACTTCCAAAACTTAACAGAAGGGATTCTAAATATTATATATGACATTCCTTATTACAGCAAACCTGTATTGAAATTAGTGAGGCAACATATCTCTAATGATTTTAATTTAGATGATATCGATAGACAAATGTTATATCAATTATCACTTGGTGCGAAAACCAAAGAATTGCCGGAAGTAGTTCATTTATCATTAGCAGGAATTGAGCGCAGAAAACGACGTCTTAATCAAATTTTTAACAATGATAAAAAGTCTGACAAAGTATTACTAAGGCTTGCGAGAGAAAATGGGTTTTTATAA
- a CDS encoding DUF6443 domain-containing protein, with the protein MKTLYQQNILKLLFSLFLIFFINNKVQAQILGPTIVDQGDTENYMQPYSGAQFVNWDPSSGNLVSYSSQSASVQWIFPGTHYLYFNGYYNGNWYFFELQVQVNASMSTWYYDGDDQDGFGDPAVSVQQALQPYNYVANNSDQCPSVYGTNYGCPENNYSNENYIHTLIPRVGITSTVGLVQGQDKIETIAYFDGLGRPMQNIGIRGGGSGEDIITPIDYDDYGRQEKEFLPYANSSVMASYRSNAIETSLTYANSPHYNFYANSSKYENTTNPYSQKELEASPLSRVQKQAAPGADWELGGGHEIEFGYVTNTGAEVRSYDAGTTISISSNVTTYVPTLSLDTSEINNYGYYDANKLYKTVTKDENHDGTSSKAHTTEEFKDKQGRIVLKRTYGASDINMDGDTSDPGEGLAIHDTYYVYDDYGNLTYVLPPKADADSDIPNSTELSELCYQYKYDEKNRLVEKKIPGKGLEYIIYDKLDRPVITQDANLRSQGKWLFTTYDSFGRVSYTGKVYRPSWNRQTMQYHVNTSNYILFTDKQSSSININGVTIYYLKCFTNPIYINDSNIEILTINYYDNYSFNKPSSLNLPPTSMGQSIINYNNASSTRKLTKGLATGSKVKVLTTNHWTTTVMGYNSKGQVIYTASDNPYLGTTDVVKSKLDFTGLVTETNATHAKTGKATITNVDKYAYDHVGRLLTHTNKINSKPTELIVVNVYDELGQLTSKRVGGDLYGDNQNYPGLQTIDYTYNIRGWLKQINNPNTSLGNDLFAFKINYNTVNHSGTKLYNGNIAETEWKTQNDNVLRWYRYGYDALNRISSGIANSSNYNLSSVVYDKNGNITFLERRGHTNINSSGIVTAYGLMDKLDYNYNPESNQLKNVQELSGGNSTYGFANGSTASTEYTYDPNGNIWRDYNKGISSNIGYNHLNLPDEINFPSQMAEITYIYDALGTKLRKKVAGATFPEQITEYAGNYVYENGSLKFFNNGEGYTEPINPSNYGSGFDYVYQYKDHLGNVRLSYKDVNQNNPGSISLEILEENNYYPFGLRHKGYNNNPITNHPYKYQGVELNESLGLDLYEMDFRQYDPAIGRFTAIDPKTHFDFSTYQAFDNNPVYFADPSGADSASSIMDAFNKSGSGKTTWYSDGNGGFCDDCPKEGQTRTVTETAMSMDGVTLRSTEYYSSRDKKWYSENDYFESWRETIRGIGQGWLDISVLEDLEITEEVNFILIMWASQAYDYYGGEVPKALGNINEDNIIFELLLLKGPYISLSKSLISSGAKKLPMQMHHFATNKHSVYTGQMGKIAKKFGLDLDGAWNKMLLPHLGRHPNAYHNFVLSGMQKASMEAGGNTKVFLKLFNKYVKKPVINNPKLLRKAGWE; encoded by the coding sequence ATGAAAACATTATACCAACAAAATATATTAAAACTTTTATTCTCATTATTTCTAATATTTTTTATAAATAACAAAGTTCAGGCACAAATCTTAGGTCCAACAATAGTAGACCAAGGGGATACAGAAAATTATATGCAGCCCTATTCAGGTGCGCAATTTGTAAACTGGGATCCAAGCTCTGGCAACTTAGTTTCTTACAGTTCGCAAAGTGCATCCGTGCAATGGATTTTTCCAGGCACTCACTATTTATATTTTAATGGTTATTATAATGGGAATTGGTATTTTTTTGAACTACAGGTGCAAGTCAATGCAAGCATGAGTACCTGGTATTACGATGGGGATGATCAAGACGGATTTGGGGACCCTGCAGTAAGCGTGCAACAAGCCTTACAGCCTTACAACTATGTAGCCAACAACTCGGATCAATGTCCATCGGTATACGGCACCAATTATGGCTGTCCAGAGAACAATTATAGCAATGAAAATTACATCCATACCCTTATCCCCAGAGTGGGCATAACTAGTACAGTCGGTTTGGTACAGGGGCAGGATAAAATTGAAACCATAGCGTATTTTGATGGCCTTGGCAGACCCATGCAGAACATTGGAATACGTGGTGGGGGTAGCGGTGAGGACATTATAACTCCTATAGATTATGATGATTATGGTAGGCAAGAAAAAGAGTTTTTACCCTATGCAAATTCCTCTGTCATGGCTTCCTACCGCAGTAATGCCATTGAGACCTCTTTGACTTACGCTAATAGCCCTCACTATAACTTTTATGCGAATTCAAGCAAGTATGAAAACACCACCAACCCGTACTCCCAGAAAGAACTGGAAGCCTCCCCGCTCTCCCGTGTACAAAAACAAGCTGCACCGGGAGCTGATTGGGAGCTTGGAGGAGGCCATGAAATCGAGTTTGGATATGTTACCAATACAGGTGCTGAGGTTAGGAGTTATGACGCCGGTACGACCATTTCCATTTCAAGTAACGTTACTACTTACGTCCCAACCTTAAGTTTGGACACCAGTGAGATCAACAATTATGGCTATTACGATGCCAATAAGCTCTATAAAACGGTGACCAAGGATGAGAACCACGACGGCACATCATCAAAAGCCCATACTACAGAAGAGTTCAAGGATAAACAGGGGCGCATAGTGTTGAAACGTACCTACGGCGCTAGTGATATAAATATGGACGGAGACACTAGCGATCCCGGTGAAGGGCTTGCCATCCACGATACTTATTATGTTTATGACGACTATGGCAATTTGACCTATGTACTGCCACCAAAGGCAGATGCCGATTCAGATATACCGAATTCCACAGAATTATCAGAGCTTTGTTACCAATACAAATATGATGAAAAGAATAGGCTGGTGGAAAAGAAAATACCGGGCAAAGGCTTAGAATATATAATTTATGATAAACTAGATAGGCCTGTAATTACTCAGGATGCTAATCTGCGAAGTCAGGGAAAGTGGCTCTTTACTACATATGATAGTTTTGGAAGAGTGTCTTATACTGGTAAAGTGTATAGACCAAGCTGGAATAGGCAGACCATGCAATACCATGTTAATACAAGTAATTATATACTGTTTACAGATAAACAGAGTTCTTCAATAAACATCAATGGGGTCACAATTTATTACTTAAAGTGCTTTACAAATCCCATTTATATCAATGATAGTAATATTGAAATATTGACTATTAATTATTACGACAACTATTCCTTTAACAAGCCATCGTCTTTGAACCTGCCTCCTACATCGATGGGGCAGTCCATCATTAACTACAACAATGCGAGCAGTACCCGAAAACTGACCAAGGGACTAGCAACGGGCAGCAAGGTCAAGGTGTTGACCACAAACCACTGGACAACCACCGTTATGGGCTATAACAGCAAGGGGCAGGTAATCTATACGGCAAGCGATAACCCTTACCTAGGCACGACTGATGTCGTAAAGAGCAAACTGGACTTTACGGGGCTGGTCACGGAGACAAATGCCACACACGCCAAAACGGGTAAGGCAACGATAACCAACGTGGACAAATATGCCTACGATCATGTGGGTCGCCTGCTCACGCACACCAACAAGATAAACAGTAAGCCCACGGAACTGATTGTGGTTAATGTTTACGACGAACTTGGTCAATTAACAAGTAAAAGAGTAGGGGGTGACCTTTATGGCGACAACCAAAATTATCCTGGGCTACAGACCATAGACTATACTTACAACATCAGAGGCTGGCTCAAACAGATCAACAACCCAAATACTTCTTTGGGAAACGACTTATTTGCCTTTAAAATAAACTACAACACGGTAAACCATAGCGGAACAAAACTCTACAATGGCAACATAGCGGAGACCGAATGGAAGACCCAAAATGATAACGTACTGCGTTGGTATAGGTACGGTTACGACGCTCTCAATAGAATATCAAGCGGCATTGCAAATAGCAGTAATTACAATTTGAGCTCTGTGGTTTATGATAAGAACGGAAACATAACTTTTCTTGAAAGAAGAGGGCATACCAATATTAACAGTAGTGGTATCGTAACAGCTTATGGCCTTATGGACAAGCTGGATTACAACTATAATCCTGAAAGTAACCAATTAAAAAATGTACAGGAACTTAGCGGTGGCAATTCTACATATGGGTTTGCCAATGGCTCAACTGCATCTACAGAGTACACCTATGACCCCAACGGCAACATTTGGCGCGACTACAATAAGGGTATTTCATCGAATATTGGCTACAACCACTTAAATTTACCAGATGAAATAAATTTTCCTAGCCAGATGGCAGAAATTACGTATATTTACGATGCGTTAGGTACAAAGCTTAGAAAAAAGGTTGCCGGAGCTACGTTTCCGGAGCAGATAACGGAGTATGCGGGCAACTATGTGTACGAGAACGGTTCTTTGAAATTTTTTAACAATGGCGAGGGTTATACAGAACCAATAAACCCGAGTAACTATGGCTCAGGTTTTGACTATGTGTACCAGTACAAGGACCATTTGGGCAACGTGAGGCTTAGCTACAAGGATGTTAACCAGAACAACCCTGGGTCTATCTCGCTCGAGATACTTGAGGAGAACAACTACTATCCCTTTGGGTTACGTCATAAAGGGTATAACAATAACCCAATAACCAACCATCCTTACAAGTATCAAGGTGTTGAGCTTAATGAAAGTTTGGGACTTGATTTATATGAGATGGATTTTAGGCAATATGACCCTGCAATAGGAAGGTTCACTGCTATTGACCCTAAGACACATTTTGATTTTTCTACTTACCAAGCGTTTGATAATAATCCAGTTTATTTTGCTGACCCTAGTGGAGCAGATTCTGCAAGTTCGATAATGGATGCCTTCAACAAGTCTGGAAGTGGAAAAACTACTTGGTATAGTGATGGGAATGGAGGCTTCTGTGATGATTGCCCAAAAGAGGGTCAGACCAGAACCGTGACAGAAACGGCTATGAGTATGGATGGTGTGACTTTAAGGTCAACAGAATATTATAGTTCAAGGGATAAAAAATGGTATTCTGAGAACGACTATTTTGAATCATGGAGAGAAACAATAAGAGGTATAGGTCAAGGGTGGCTTGATATTTCTGTTCTTGAAGACCTAGAAATCACGGAAGAAGTTAATTTTATTCTAATTATGTGGGCTTCACAGGCATATGATTATTATGGTGGTGAAGTACCAAAAGCATTGGGTAATATAAATGAAGATAATATAATTTTTGAATTATTATTACTTAAAGGTCCGTACATATCTCTTTCTAAATCTCTTATTAGTAGTGGAGCTAAAAAGTTGCCTATGCAAATGCATCATTTTGCTACTAATAAACATAGTGTCTATACTGGTCAAATGGGTAAAATTGCAAAGAAATTTGGTTTAGATTTGGATGGAGCTTGGAATAAAATGCTTTTACCTCATTTAGGAAGACATCCCAATGCCTATCATAATTTTGTTTTAAGTGGTATGCAAAAAGCTTCTATGGAAGCTGGAGGTAATACAAAAGTATTTTTGAAATTGTTTAATAAATATGTAAAAAAACCAGTAATTAATAATCCTAAATTATTAAGAAAGGCTGGATGGGAATAA
- a CDS encoding imm11 family protein, with translation MGIIMNYYLIGVENKSESIVANAPADTKLAHELVFEINEEELPFSLNLFKVSMTKKGLVESEDFTESENPWLDYLPNSLVWPLMSIKLKNVIANNLIGNEGIEWVKAKVYLKNEPRDYFIPRFNKKMDVLNQNKTKYVPGTDQIIKPSFSSSKISNYSIFHKPTMFWKITNEIYISEKIKKNIEENGLTGMTFEETSVSA, from the coding sequence ATGGGAATAATTATGAATTATTATCTTATCGGTGTAGAAAATAAAAGTGAGTCAATTGTCGCAAATGCGCCAGCAGATACTAAATTAGCTCACGAGTTAGTTTTTGAAATAAACGAAGAAGAACTGCCTTTTAGTCTCAACTTATTTAAAGTATCTATGACTAAAAAAGGTTTAGTTGAAAGTGAAGATTTTACTGAATCAGAAAACCCTTGGCTTGATTATCTTCCAAATAGTCTAGTTTGGCCTCTAATGTCAATTAAGCTAAAGAATGTAATCGCAAACAACCTAATTGGTAATGAAGGAATAGAGTGGGTAAAAGCAAAAGTGTATTTAAAAAATGAACCTAGGGATTATTTTATCCCTAGGTTTAATAAAAAGATGGATGTCCTTAATCAGAATAAAACGAAATATGTACCTGGTACTGACCAGATTATAAAACCATCATTCTCGAGTTCCAAAATCAGTAATTATTCTATTTTTCATAAACCTACTATGTTTTGGAAGATTACAAATGAAATTTACATAAGTGAAAAAATTAAAAAGAATATTGAAGAAAATGGACTAACAGGAATGACTTTTGAAGAGACTTCAGTCTCAGCTTAA
- a CDS encoding CPBP family intramembrane glutamic endopeptidase — protein MLKEKPLYEVTIIVAIISTILFRLFINVSGKLLSSLGIQELILNYDLKYLIFSIIELIGVLLFLYYYNNKQIIISKTIPVVYILIAIMLAIFYVLFQEWLNWFYDLVFKTNYQEQISYDFKIPVFSKLLLAQSILIPIAEELFFREYIQKGLQKNYRGFIAVGLSSILFTVAHLSDVHNMYLVFFGGLISAILYLKSKSIIPSIVFHVMWNITIQFT, from the coding sequence TTGCTTAAAGAAAAACCTCTTTATGAAGTTACTATTATAGTAGCTATAATCAGCACGATTCTATTTAGATTATTTATTAATGTTTCAGGGAAACTTTTATCTAGTTTAGGTATTCAGGAATTAATACTCAATTATGACCTTAAGTATCTTATTTTTTCAATTATTGAACTTATTGGTGTTTTGTTATTCTTATATTATTATAACAATAAGCAAATCATTATATCAAAGACGATACCTGTAGTTTATATTTTAATAGCTATTATGTTAGCTATATTTTATGTTCTTTTTCAAGAATGGTTAAATTGGTTTTACGATTTAGTCTTTAAAACAAACTATCAAGAACAAATAAGTTATGACTTTAAAATACCTGTTTTCTCTAAACTATTATTAGCACAGTCTATATTGATTCCTATTGCAGAAGAATTATTCTTCAGAGAATATATACAAAAAGGATTACAAAAAAACTATAGAGGATTTATTGCCGTTGGTTTATCTAGTATTCTTTTTACCGTGGCACATTTGTCTGACGTTCATAATATGTATCTAGTATTTTTTGGCGGGCTAATTTCTGCAATACTCTACTTAAAATCAAAATCGATTATTCCTTCTATTGTATTTCATGTAATGTGGAATATTACAATACAGTTTACTTAA
- a CDS encoding helix-turn-helix domain-containing protein: MLSFGKRISILRKELGLSQTDLANQLNTSVSVVSRYELDKMTPSVDTAKKLAQLLKTSVGYLLGENDDAELFKNPEMLKRFQDISEFNDEDRKYILYTLDALIKNVKLKSIA, from the coding sequence ATGTTGTCATTTGGTAAACGCATTTCTATTTTAAGAAAAGAGCTTGGATTATCTCAAACAGATTTAGCCAACCAACTCAACACGTCTGTTAGTGTTGTTTCTCGTTATGAACTTGATAAAATGACACCATCGGTTGATACTGCCAAAAAACTGGCTCAACTTCTTAAAACTTCTGTCGGTTATTTACTTGGCGAGAATGATGATGCGGAACTCTTTAAAAACCCAGAGATGCTCAAAAGGTTTCAGGATATTTCAGAGTTTAATGATGAGGACAGAAAGTATATTTTGTATACTCTTGATGCACTTATTAAAAACGTAAAGCTTAAGTCTATTGCTTAA